The nucleotide sequence tatatatacgtatatatgatTTGGAATTAGTAATAAAATCTACCATACAGCATTAATCAGGCATCAGTATTTGCTGTCCCATGGTTCCTATGATTTGTTCCATTGAATTTCTGTCCAGGAATGAAAGTAAATGAGTCTTTCAGTTTCCATCCTTACATTGAGCCGTTCTTGTATTCATTAAATCCGCTTTGTCAGGGGAAGGTACCTGCAGTTTTATGCTGTGAGGCAGTGCATCTACATTTAATTACAATTTCTACAGCTTTATTCAAAGTTTATATTTGCCTGTAAAATGAGTCTTCAGGGCTAAATGGAATATTGTCACTACCTAAATATGAAGATAAAATAGTAATACCACCAACCTAAATGTAATGACAAAGTACAGAAGCAAAACCAAATTTGGACCTGGTTTATTTGAAGAACCGAGCTGACCAGGTGACTAGTATTCTCAATTAAATGCACCATTCTTATTACAAGCCGATCCAGGGTCACATCCCATTAACCATCTGTCTCTAATGAGTCAATTTAGACCAAACACTGAATTTCTCTGTGCTGATGTTTGCCTCAAATTTATATAGACAATAATAGTGTCTGCCTCATGAATTTGTGAGGAATAAAGACATTCGTGCAAATATGGCTTTCATAGCAGTGATTCATACATTGAAAGTGTTCTTTAATGGTTATACATTCAACTCTTGGAAGCACTTACCTGACAGGAATACTTGAAGTAAGCCATCCTTTCAAAGTAGGAACTATTGGTAAGTGGAGAATGTTGGGTTTTAGTTAACATTGTACCTGTGTTCGATGCCTCGTGTTCCCATTCAGGATCCTCTAGCTCAGAAGAAAACCATCAGTCACTGAGAATTGACAGCATGTCTGCCAGGGATTTGGCAGTTTCAGCGATCTTCTTATCACAGACTGTATTTGGAATCCTGGGGAATTTCTCTGTTCTTTaccattatttcttcctttattgcaCTGGGCAAAGGCTGAGAACCATAGATTTTATTATCAAGAACCTTATTGTAGCCAACATCTTGGTTCTGTCTGCTAGTATATTTCAAGACACATTGAAAAATTTTGAGTTGCATTTCATGGACAGTAattttatatgcagatttttccCGTACATTCGTGTAGTTGGCAGGGGTGTGTCCATTGGCACCACCTTCCTCTTGAGTGTCTTCCAGGCCATCACCATCTGTCCCACGACTGCCAAATGGGCAGAACTTAAAGTGAAAGCTCTCAAATGCATGGTTCCTTCAGTTATCGTGTGCTGGACCTTGAACATGCTGATAAATGTCATTTATCCTATGTATATGAGCGGAACATTGAGAAACAGAAGCATCACAAACAGAAAAGATCTTGGACAGTGTAGTGCTGTCAGTCATGGCCAACCCAAAGACTCATTATATGCAGTATTACTCTCCTTTCCTGATGCCTTATGTTTTGTGCTCATGATCTTAGCCAGTGGCTTCACAGTTTTCATCCTGTACAGGCACAAGCAGAGGGTCCAAAGCTTTCATAGGACCAACATCGCTTCCATATCCTCCCCTGAGTCCAGAGCTACCAAAACCATCCTTCTCCTGGTGTTCACCTTTATCTTTTTCAACATCCTTACCTTTTTATGTaatattattttggctatttttgACAGTATTGATGTTTTCTTTGTGAAAACGTCTTCAATAATCGTTGCATGTTTCCCAACGTTCAGCCCCTTTCTGCTTATGAGCCGAGACTCCAGGATATCCAGCCTCTGCTTTGCTGGAATAAGGCACTCAAAATCTCCTATCCTTATGTGtggtaagtcgcttcattcgtgtccaactctgtgtgaccccaaagaccctccaggctcctctgtccccgggattctccaggcaagaatactggagtgggttgccatgcccttctccaggggatcttctcgacccagatcCAGCGATCGAACCGGTATCTCTTCCCTCTgacctgccttggcaggtggcttcttttacAGTGgcatcaccaaggaagcccatgtaaATTTTTATCTCCAGTGCTAGCCAAGTGCTTGACATTCCAGGTAAAAGTGTGTTCAGTTTATTTTACTGATGGAATGGATTAATTTGTTCATTGCTTGTTGTGTTTCTTCCTACCTTCTTTGTGTCACTATGAtgtactttctatttctttcaccTTCTCTCTCCATTTCGCAGGTCATCTTTGTAAATATCAGTCTGTTTGTTGTTCTGATTTTCCTACTGCTGTTTCAGTGAAGTGCTTTTGTTCCCAACAGTTCTGATACCAAATGTGAGTAAGCTTTTCCACACTCTGTAAAGCAGTTGTTCAACTCTCTGTCACTCCAGCAATGATACTAACTACCTAGTTCAGACTCCAAAAGACTGTCCTCAGTTAAATGCAAGAATCAAGTGTTGGGGGCCAAGGTTGTGTCCACTTCTGATGACTCGGCTGTAACATCACGAGTTCCTGCACTCACCCCATACTTCAAAGTGAAGAATATGCTGTAATATTCACAGAACTCTGGGAATCATTTTCCTTACTAccaccagtttttgttttttgttttttgttttttttttaaataaaggatacAAAGGAATGGCCAGTTGGAGTACATTGGGTGAGTTCTGGACGGAGCCCAAgcacaggatcctctgtccccaTGGAGTTGGGCATTGCCACCCTCCCTGCGGGTGGATGTGTTGTCCAACTCTGAGGGTCTCTGTGCACTGTTGTTCACGGGGATTTTATGGAGGTTTCATCATTGAttctgcaccccactccagtactcttgcctggaaaatcccatgggtggaggagtctgtcaggctgcagtccatggggttgctaagagtcggacaggactgagggacttcagtttcactttcactttcatcattgatTAAGTCATTTGGAGTTGGTGAGTAAGCTCAGTCTCCAACCCCTGTCCTGTCTCCGGAGCTCAGGGTGTCAACCTGAAAGTTCCAACTGTCTAATCACATGGTTGGTTCCTCTGGCAACCAGTTGCCATCTTGAAACCCCCTAGGGGCCCATAATGGTCACCTCATTAACAAAAATATTCAGATATGATTAAAAGGGGCTTgttatgaaaaacaataaaatacttcttTCACCTGTACCACTCAAACATTTCTAAGGGTTTTATCAGT is from Bos indicus isolate NIAB-ARS_2022 breed Sahiwal x Tharparkar chromosome 18, NIAB-ARS_B.indTharparkar_mat_pri_1.0, whole genome shotgun sequence and encodes:
- the LOC139176987 gene encoding vomeronasal type-1 receptor 4-like; amino-acid sequence: MAFIAELLVSGECWVLVNIVPVFDASCSHSGSSSSEENHQSLRIDSMSARDLAVSAIFLSQTVFGILGNFSVLYHYFFLYCTGQRLRTIDFIIKNLIVANILVLSASIFQDTLKNFELHFMDSNFICRFFPYIRVVGRGVSIGTTFLLSVFQAITICPTTAKWAELKVKALKCMVPSVIVCWTLNMLINVIYPMYMSGTLRNRSITNRKDLGQCSAVSHGQPKDSLYAVLLSFPDALCFVLMILASGFTVFILYRHKQRVQSFHRTNIASISSPESRATKTILLLVFTFIFFNILTFLCNIILAIFDSIDVFFVKTSSIIVACFPTFSPFLLMSRDSRISSLCFAGIRHSKSPILMCGKSLHSCPTLCDPKDPPGSSVPGILQGLEPMFRSSCRASEQTWFWEDA